The window CGCGCAGATGTACGACAACGAGGCGGCGGTCGGCGAGGGGATCGCCGCCGCCGACGTCGACCGCGACGACGTCGTCGTCGCCACGAAGGTCCACCCGGAGAACCTCGCGCCCGAGGACGTCCGCGAGACGGCCCGCGAGAGCCTCGACCGGCTCGGACTCGACCGCGTCGACCTGCTGTACGTCCACTGGCCGATCCGGGCGTACGACGCCGCCGCGACGCTCCCGGTCTTCGACGAGCTTCGCGACGCGGGGCTCACCGACCACGTCGGCGTCTCGAACTTCACGCCCGAGCTGCTCCGCGAGGCCCGCGAGACGCTCGACGCGCCGATCGCCGCTCACCAGGTGGAGTGCCACCCGCGCTTTCAGCAGCCCGAGCTCCGCGAGCTCGCCGAGGAGTTCGACCACCGGCTCGTCGGCTACTCGCCGCTGGCGCGCGGGGACCTGTTCGACGACGACGAGTTCAAAGGCGTCGCCGATCGCAACGGGCTCTCGCCGGCCGTCCTCGCGCTCGGGTGGGCGCTCGCCCGCGGCGTGACGCCGATCCCGAAGGCGACGGGCGACCACGTCGCCGAGAACCTCCGGGCCGCCGCCGTCGATATCGACCCCTCCGTCCTCGAGGAGGTCGACGCGCTGGAGCCGGGCGACCGGCGGATCGACCCCGACGACGCGGCGTGGAACCGCTGACGGGCGTCCCCCGGAAACCGACCGCGCCTCTCAGACCGCCTCCGACCGCGCCTCTCAGACCGCCTCCGACCGCGCCTCTCAGACCGCCTCCGACCGCGCCTCTCAGACCGCCTCCGACCGCGCCTCTCAGACCGCCTCCAACCGCGCCGCCATCTCCGCCTCCGCCCTGTCGACGAGGGCGGCCAGCGGCTCGTCGAGGTAGGTCGTCCACTGGTCGATAAACCCCGAGCGGCCGAGCATCCGGACGACCTCGTATATCGGACGGCGGGCCGCGAACCCCTCCGGGAGCCCGCCGGCGCGCTCGCGGTACCCCGCGTACAGCGCCGCCGCGTACCGCTCCGGGCCGCGCTCGTCGAACCCGTTGAGGAGCTGGTCCTCCGCCCGGACGAGGTCGCGGGCGGGGTCGCCGACGTGGGCGAGCTCCCAGTCGATCGGGGCCACACCCTCCGGTCCGTCTCCCTCGCGGACGAACAGGTTCGGCATCGCGACGTCGCCGTGGAGGAGCGCGGCGGGGGCGCCGCGGAGGCGGTCGCGGTTCGCCTCCACGCAGTCGACGACGGCGTCGTAGTGGTCGGCGAGCCGCTCGGAGGTGCCGATCTCGCGGGTGCGCTCGACGGTTTTCAAGAGCACGTCGGGCCACGGCGCGCGGTCGAGGTCGAGCTCACCTGGCGCGTCGCTCCCGACGATGTCGCCGTGCGTCTCGAACCGCTCGGCGTGGAGGGTCGCGAGCGTCCTGCCGACGCGGCGGAGGAGCGCCTCCCGTTCGGCGTCCCCGTCTCCGCCCGACTCACCGCCGAGCTCCTCCCACACGCCGAGGAGCTCGCGGCCGGGAGCGGGTCCCGTGACGAGATACGGCGCGTCGGCGTCGGGGTCGGCGGCGAGCACCGCCGGGACGGCGACGGGTCGCTCGGCCGCCACGTACCGCAGCACCGCCAGCTCGCGGGCGATCCGGGTGCCGTCGGCGTCGACCGCCACCTTACAGAACGCCCGGCCGCCGTCGGCGAAGACGACGCCGACGGTCTCGTTGGCGCCGTTCCACGACGGTCCCACGTCGGCGAGCCGGCCGACGCTCCGCCCCGGGAACGCCTCGGCGAGGGCGGACGCCACGGTCTCGTCACGTCCGGACGCCGCGGCCTCGTCCATACCGTCGTGTCGCGTCCGGAAGCTGTTAAGACTGTGCCGTCACAGCTGTTACCACGAGACGGTGAAAAATCCGGTTGTAACGGGAGAGAGACTCCGAAAGGCGAGATTTTCCGACACCCTCATAACTGTTGGAGATGCATCAAACGACAGTGAGAGACGAGTCGTTCGGCGGGCGAGTGGGCTTCGAGGTCGACGGCGAGACCCTCCGCGTCCGCGACGCGCTGGAGGGCGAAGAACTCCGGCTCGTGCTGGACCGCGAACCCGAACCGCGGCCCGCGCTTCCGGAGCTGTTCCCCTTTCCGGTCGACGAGGCGGTCAGCTTCGAGGCGGAGTCGATCTCGGTCCCCGACTACTCTGTGGTGAGTGTCCGCAGAATCGACGGCGAGTTCGTCGCGCAGCTCAGCGAGCCGACGGAGCTCCCCCGGGGGTCGTACTGTTTCGACGTCACCGGCGTGACCAAGGCGCTGGTTCGCGCGCCCGACGTGGCGGTCTCGACGACCGGCATGAACGACGGCGGGGCGGTCGACATCGAGTTCGACCGGCCGGCGACCGTCACGGTCGGCGCACGGTCGCTCCACACCAGACCGGAGGCGACGATCACGGTCCCCGACGACCCGGCCGCGCTGGCCGAGGCGGTCTCTGTGCTCGGCTCGTCGATCAAGGAGTTCTCCCCCGAGCGCTCGTGGCCGACGCTCCGCGGCTACCCGCCGCTGATCGAGCGCGGCGACGAGCTCGACGTCCCGAGCCCGCTGACTCGGCCTGACACCGGCGTCGAGGTGGTCGTCCGACCCGAGTACGCGGACGTCTATCGGCTCTCGACGCTCTCGTACTACCTCGGCGCGGGGATGACCGTCGGCGACGCGCCCGCGATACGGCTCGACAACGGCTACGTCGAGTCGCTGCCGACCGAGGGGGCCGCGCTCGAGGCGCGCGCCGAGGAGCTGCTCCGGACGTGGTTCTTCCTCGACACGCTCGCCCGGACCGAGGGGTACGTCCCCTCGGACCGGTACGAGTACGAGCGGGTCGGCCCGGAGCTCCCCTTCTACCCGCCGAAGCTCGCGGACCGCTCGATGAGCGAGCGGCTGATGGAGTACCTCGAAGTCGACCCGGCGACGGTCGCTCCCTACGCCCCCGACTGGCCGACCGAGGCGGTGCTCCGACCGGATCCCGCCGGCGCCGAGCTGCTTCCCCACCTCGCGCACGTGCTGGCGCCGGTGCGGGTGCGCGGCGCGGCGGAGCCAGCGGACCCGGCGGCGCCGGCTGCGCTCGCGATGTCGCCGTGGTTCGCTCCGGCGGACGGGTCCCCCGACCCCGACGACGACCCGCTCCCCGCGGGCACGTCGGTGTTGACGCCCGCGGGCTACGAGAACCGACTCTCGCGAGAGACCACCGCTCGCGGCGAGATCCGCGTCGTCGCGATGGTCGACTCGGCGGCGCGCGCCGACGCGGTTCGGCGCGCCCTCGCAGAGCCGGCGGTCCCCGAAGGCGTCGGCGAGTGGGAGGTCCTCGATCGACCGGACGCGGACACCGTCGCGACGGCGCTCTCCGACCCCGTCGTCGACGTGGCGTACTGCGGGCTCCCGGTCGGAGACGGGGGCGTCGTCGCGACCGACGGGACGGTGGCGCTCGACGACCTCGAGGACGCGCCGGCGCTGGCGATCTTCGAGGGGACCGACGACGTGCGGGAAGGCCTCAGAGTCGTCGAAAACGGCGGCGTGGGGTCGATCGTTGCCGGGGAATCGTTGTCGTCCACGAGGCTCAGGTCGGCCGTGGCCCTGCTGGCGATGGGGGCGTCGACGAGCGCGAGCGTTTGGCTCTCCGATCTCGCCGACGAGAATCGGATTCGCCTCGTCGGGGACCCCGGCGTCTCGCTGGCTTCGAACGCCGCGTTGGCGACGCAGATGAACCTGGTGCGATCAGAGTCACCGATCTCACATCACGTCGAACGCGGATCCGTCCTCTCGCTGTCGGTTCGGCTCGGACAGGAGCAGAAACAGCTGTTCGAGGAGTTTGATCCCCTGAGCGAACTGGTCGGAACAACGCGGACGGACGGTCCCGTTCTCGACTGCTCAAGGGTCGTCACGATCCTCGATCAGGCCGACTCGATTGTCCGCCTCAACGGTCGCCTGCTGCTTCCGAGCGACGGCCTCACCGAAGCGGACATAGAACGGATGGCCCGGCGCCACCTCGCGGACGACGCGAACGAAATCGCGGGGCCGGACGGTCAACCGAGGCGACATCGCCAGGAGTGAGTCGGGGGTTGGATCTTCCGTCGGCGAAATCCACCGAGGCTTTTTATAACATAGCCGACGAATCTCCGCGTATGCCTCAGATCCACCTCGACGAGGAGACGGTCGAGCGGCTCGACTCGCTCCGCGTCGAAGACGAGGAGTACGACGAGATCGTCAGCGAGCTGATAAGCATCTACGAGGCCGAGGAGCTGACGCTCTTCCACGGCGGCGACATGGATTAGCGACCGGGGGACCGTCGACCGCGTCCGACCGTTTATTCCCGATACGCGAGCCTGACCTGTTCCCAGCGACCGTTGTCCTCGAGGTGCGCCTGCAGTTCGTCCGCGTACTCCTGAACGAGGCGCTCGGCGGCTTCGAGCTCCTCGTCGTCGACGCCGCCGTCGTCGCCGCCGCCGAGTCCGAGCGCGCCCTTGATCGAGTCGACGAGCCCGCCGCCGGAGCTACCGCCGTCGCCCTGCCCTCCCGCGCCGCCCATCGCGGCGACCTGTGACCGGACGTTCTCGAGCTCCGGCATGATCGCCGGGAGGCTGGAGGTGTCGGCGACGAGGCG is drawn from Halorubrum sp. CBA1229 and contains these coding sequences:
- a CDS encoding aldo/keto reductase, whose translation is MPPLELPLGLGTSGLDDPAECAATVTAALEAGYRHVDTAQMYDNEAAVGEGIAAADVDRDDVVVATKVHPENLAPEDVRETARESLDRLGLDRVDLLYVHWPIRAYDAAATLPVFDELRDAGLTDHVGVSNFTPELLREARETLDAPIAAHQVECHPRFQQPELRELAEEFDHRLVGYSPLARGDLFDDDEFKGVADRNGLSPAVLALGWALARGVTPIPKATGDHVAENLRAAAVDIDPSVLEEVDALEPGDRRIDPDDAAWNR
- a CDS encoding aminoglycoside phosphotransferase family protein, yielding MDEAAASGRDETVASALAEAFPGRSVGRLADVGPSWNGANETVGVVFADGGRAFCKVAVDADGTRIARELAVLRYVAAERPVAVPAVLAADPDADAPYLVTGPAPGRELLGVWEELGGESGGDGDAEREALLRRVGRTLATLHAERFETHGDIVGSDAPGELDLDRAPWPDVLLKTVERTREIGTSERLADHYDAVVDCVEANRDRLRGAPAALLHGDVAMPNLFVREGDGPEGVAPIDWELAHVGDPARDLVRAEDQLLNGFDERGPERYAAALYAGYRERAGGLPEGFAARRPIYEVVRMLGRSGFIDQWTTYLDEPLAALVDRAEAEMAARLEAV
- a CDS encoding DUF5799 family protein; this encodes MSEWTDAIVGERMTVDNQFTDRVSASRFSSQEWGLIMTATEFEIENPADPDEARLVADTSSLPAIMPELENVRSQVAAMGGAGGQGDGGSSGGGLVDSIKGALGLGGGDDGGVDDEELEAAERLVQEYADELQAHLEDNGRWEQVRLAYRE